The Solibacillus sp. FSL R7-0682 genome includes a window with the following:
- a CDS encoding sensor histidine kinase KdpD: MNFERENPDTILKRIFTIKKEQHQGQLKIFFGYAAGVGKTYAMLKAAHEMKCHGIDVVIGYIEPHARPETTALIEGLEQLPTHVIEHKGITLQEFDLDAALTRKPQLLLVDELAHTNSVEARHVKRYQDIQELLKAGIDVYTTVNVQHIESLKDLVASITGVIVRERIPDYFFDEANQVTLVDIEPIDLLERLNEGKIYQQLQAEKAVLNFFQLENLVALRELALRRTADRVHYVAEKTKSKIKDQLNAGEHILVCLSSSPSNEKIIRNAARMANAFKGHFTALFVETPSFSNWTENNKARLRKNMRLAEQLGATIEKVHGTDVAFQISEFARYTSVTKVVIGRSNTQRTFLHIKKSFTEQLTLLAPNLDIYVIPDQQTKPYKAKKEAKVKFSFALVDLVKMGVILALTTIVGFLFQELEFSDTNIINMYILGVLITAILIANRLISILMAALSVIAFNFFFTDPMYSLTARESSYQVTFVIMFITAFSIGTLASKLRRQAQVSAETAYRTKILLETNQLLQQATSSVAILNTTAKQLAKLLNRQIVYYPTIENELVQPNIVLNKETYCDTTELLTERELAVATWVFKNNKHAGASTNTLSSAKCLYLAVRTNLNVYGVIGIPLNQSETLDTFENNLVLSILGECALALEREYFIRMREEAVSQAKNEQLRANLLRAISHDLRTPLTTISGNANILLSSSNHIDENTKIRLYEDIYDDAKWLINLVENLLSITRIEEGTMQINMKAELIEEVIEEALKHINRKRIEHIIKVEESENLIMAKLDSRLIIQVLINLIDNAIKYTPIGSEIVISTNKIDNWIVVEVADNGNGIDTVAKERLFEMFYTVNQGIADSRRGMGIGLALCKSIIQAHGGTLTVHDRSPSGTIFRFTLQTQEVDL; the protein is encoded by the coding sequence ATGAATTTCGAGCGAGAAAACCCTGATACAATTCTGAAACGGATCTTCACCATTAAAAAAGAGCAACACCAGGGACAGTTAAAAATCTTTTTTGGTTATGCAGCTGGTGTCGGTAAAACCTATGCAATGCTAAAAGCAGCCCATGAGATGAAGTGTCATGGAATAGATGTTGTGATTGGTTATATCGAACCACACGCAAGACCAGAAACAACCGCATTAATAGAGGGACTAGAGCAATTACCGACACATGTTATTGAACATAAAGGGATAACGCTTCAGGAGTTTGATTTAGATGCTGCATTAACAAGAAAACCCCAACTACTATTAGTAGATGAACTTGCCCATACCAATTCTGTAGAGGCGAGGCATGTTAAACGTTATCAAGATATTCAGGAGCTTTTAAAGGCGGGTATAGATGTCTATACAACTGTGAATGTTCAACATATTGAAAGCTTAAAAGATTTAGTTGCTTCCATTACAGGCGTCATTGTACGGGAACGAATTCCTGATTATTTTTTTGATGAAGCCAATCAAGTGACATTAGTTGATATTGAGCCAATAGACCTTTTAGAAAGGTTAAATGAAGGAAAAATCTATCAGCAGCTGCAAGCGGAAAAAGCGGTTCTAAACTTCTTTCAGTTAGAAAATTTAGTTGCGTTGCGCGAACTTGCTTTAAGACGTACAGCTGACCGTGTCCATTATGTTGCGGAAAAAACTAAATCAAAGATAAAAGATCAGTTGAATGCGGGAGAACATATTTTAGTATGCTTATCGTCCTCTCCTTCCAACGAGAAAATTATTCGAAACGCTGCACGTATGGCCAATGCTTTTAAAGGACATTTCACAGCCTTATTTGTTGAAACGCCTTCTTTTTCCAACTGGACCGAAAACAATAAGGCAAGATTACGAAAAAATATGCGCTTAGCCGAACAGCTCGGTGCAACAATTGAAAAAGTTCACGGTACAGACGTAGCCTTCCAAATTTCTGAATTCGCACGATATACAAGTGTCACAAAAGTTGTCATTGGTCGTTCCAATACACAACGCACTTTTCTTCATATAAAAAAATCATTTACAGAGCAGCTCACACTGTTAGCTCCGAATTTAGATATATATGTTATCCCAGATCAACAAACTAAACCTTATAAAGCAAAAAAAGAAGCAAAAGTAAAATTTTCTTTCGCACTCGTTGATTTAGTCAAAATGGGTGTCATTTTAGCTCTCACAACAATTGTAGGTTTTTTATTTCAAGAGCTTGAATTTAGTGATACAAACATCATTAATATGTATATACTAGGCGTCCTAATAACGGCTATTTTAATTGCAAACCGGTTAATTAGTATATTAATGGCTGCACTAAGTGTCATTGCCTTTAATTTCTTTTTTACCGACCCAATGTATTCCCTTACCGCAAGAGAATCAAGTTATCAAGTTACATTTGTTATTATGTTTATCACAGCATTTTCAATCGGTACGTTAGCAAGTAAACTTCGAAGACAGGCGCAAGTTTCCGCTGAAACAGCTTACCGAACAAAAATATTACTAGAAACAAACCAGTTACTTCAGCAGGCAACTAGTTCTGTGGCCATTTTAAATACAACTGCTAAACAATTAGCTAAACTATTAAATCGTCAAATCGTCTATTATCCAACAATTGAAAACGAGTTAGTACAACCAAATATTGTTCTAAATAAAGAAACTTATTGTGATACCACTGAACTACTCACAGAAAGAGAATTAGCCGTTGCAACTTGGGTATTTAAAAACAATAAACACGCCGGAGCATCAACAAATACTTTAAGCAGTGCCAAATGCTTATATTTAGCAGTTCGTACTAACTTAAATGTATATGGTGTTATAGGGATACCATTAAATCAATCGGAAACACTTGATACATTTGAAAATAATTTAGTATTATCTATCCTTGGTGAATGCGCCTTAGCGCTTGAAAGGGAATATTTTATTCGAATGCGAGAAGAGGCTGTTTCCCAAGCAAAAAATGAACAACTACGAGCAAATTTATTGCGAGCTATATCCCATGACCTGCGTACACCTTTAACGACCATTTCAGGCAATGCTAATATATTACTTAGTAGTAGTAATCACATTGATGAAAATACAAAAATTCGTTTATATGAGGATATTTATGATGATGCAAAATGGCTTATTAATTTAGTAGAAAACTTACTTTCTATTACACGGATCGAAGAAGGCACGATGCAAATTAATATGAAAGCTGAGCTGATTGAAGAAGTAATCGAAGAAGCGCTCAAGCATATTAATCGCAAACGTATTGAACATATTATTAAGGTTGAAGAATCTGAAAATCTCATCATGGCAAAACTTGATTCTCGTTTAATCATTCAAGTTCTTATTAATTTAATTGATAATGCGATCAAGTATACACCTATTGGTTCGGAAATCGTTATTTCCACAAATAAGATAGATAATTGGATTGTCGTTGAAGTAGCGGATAATGGAAATGGGATTGATACGGTTGCAAAAGAGAGGCTCTTTGAAATGTTTTATACGGTAAATCAAGGTATAGCAGATAGTCGAAGAGGTATGGGGATTGGTTTAGCTTTATGTAAATCAATTATTCAAGCACATGGCGGGACGTTAACTGTCCATGATCGGAGTCCATCAGGTACGATTTTTCGTTTTACATTACAAACACAGGAGGTTGACTTATGA
- the kdpB gene encoding potassium-transporting ATPase subunit KdpB: protein MTTETKNILLNKRLLSRALKDSILKFSPIDQSKNPVMLLVYISAILTSILWIISLFGIKDASSSYTLTIAVILWFTVLFANFAEAIAEGKGKAQADTLRAAKKDVAANKLISIEDLDNIEVVSSAILQKGDLVLVRAGELIPADGEVIEGAASVDESTITGESAPVIRESGGDRSAVTGGTVVISDALIIKVSSIPGESFLDKMIAMVEGAARKKTPNELALQIFLVALSIIFILVTLSLYTFTSFSANLVGERNPISVTTLVALLVCLAPTTIGALLSAIGIAGMSRLNQANVLAMSGRAIEAAGDVDILMLDKTGTITIGNRQATAFVPVDGVTVEELADAAQLSSLADETPEGRSIVILAKEAFGIRGRSMKEQPLHFIPFSAKTRMSGVDFAGNEIRKGAAEVIKTYIQQQGGTYSKQCEEAVRQIAEKGGTPLVVAKNFRVLGVIYLKDIVKQGVQEKFADLRKMGIKTIMITGDNPITAAAIAAEAGVDDFLAGATPEAKLEMIRAFQKKGHLVAMTGDGTNDAPALAQADVAVAMNTGTQAAKEAGNMVDLDSSPTKLIEIVRIGKQLLMTRGSLTTFSIANDLAKYFAIIPALFIDLYPELNKLNLMQLSSPKSAILSAIIYNALIIIALIPLALNGVKYRELPAEKLLTRNIFIYGLGGIVTPFIMIKLIDILLDLVIF, encoded by the coding sequence ATGACGACAGAAACGAAAAATATATTATTAAATAAACGTTTACTTTCAAGAGCATTAAAAGATTCTATTTTAAAATTTAGTCCGATAGATCAATCAAAAAATCCAGTAATGTTACTCGTATATATTAGTGCAATTTTAACGTCAATATTATGGATTATATCCTTATTTGGTATAAAGGATGCCTCTTCAAGTTACACGCTAACGATTGCAGTCATCTTATGGTTTACCGTACTTTTTGCTAACTTTGCCGAAGCAATCGCTGAAGGAAAAGGGAAAGCACAAGCCGATACTCTAAGAGCTGCCAAAAAAGATGTAGCAGCAAACAAATTAATAAGTATTGAAGATTTAGATAATATCGAAGTTGTTTCCTCTGCCATCTTGCAAAAAGGTGATCTTGTGCTAGTGCGAGCAGGGGAACTAATACCGGCTGATGGTGAGGTTATAGAAGGTGCTGCTTCAGTCGATGAAAGTACGATAACCGGTGAATCTGCTCCTGTTATACGAGAAAGTGGTGGTGACCGTAGTGCAGTAACAGGCGGTACAGTCGTTATTTCAGATGCACTTATTATTAAAGTGTCTAGTATTCCAGGAGAGAGTTTTTTAGATAAAATGATTGCCATGGTTGAAGGGGCAGCACGTAAAAAGACACCGAATGAATTAGCGCTTCAAATATTCCTTGTCGCATTATCCATAATTTTTATTTTAGTAACGCTGTCGTTGTATACATTTACTTCCTTTTCAGCCAATTTAGTAGGAGAAAGGAATCCAATTTCGGTCACAACACTTGTTGCATTACTTGTATGTTTAGCACCAACAACGATTGGGGCATTGCTTTCAGCAATTGGTATTGCAGGAATGAGTAGACTTAATCAAGCAAATGTTCTTGCAATGAGTGGACGTGCGATAGAAGCAGCAGGTGATGTCGATATATTAATGCTGGATAAAACAGGAACAATTACAATTGGTAACCGTCAAGCAACAGCTTTTGTTCCAGTTGATGGTGTCACAGTTGAGGAATTAGCCGATGCTGCTCAGTTATCGTCGCTGGCAGATGAAACACCTGAGGGACGTAGCATTGTAATACTGGCAAAAGAGGCATTCGGAATCCGTGGACGATCAATGAAGGAACAACCATTGCATTTTATTCCTTTCAGTGCGAAAACGCGCATGAGTGGAGTTGATTTTGCAGGTAATGAAATTCGAAAAGGTGCAGCTGAAGTTATTAAAACTTATATACAACAACAAGGAGGAACGTATAGTAAACAATGTGAGGAAGCTGTGAGGCAAATCGCAGAAAAAGGTGGAACACCATTAGTTGTGGCAAAAAATTTTAGAGTGTTAGGTGTTATTTACTTAAAAGATATAGTGAAACAAGGTGTACAAGAGAAATTTGCAGACTTACGCAAAATGGGCATAAAAACGATCATGATTACTGGAGATAACCCGATAACTGCAGCGGCAATTGCAGCAGAGGCAGGAGTTGATGATTTTTTGGCTGGTGCTACGCCTGAAGCAAAGCTTGAGATGATAAGAGCGTTTCAGAAAAAGGGCCATCTAGTTGCGATGACAGGTGATGGAACGAATGATGCCCCAGCGCTTGCACAAGCAGATGTAGCCGTTGCAATGAATACTGGAACACAAGCTGCAAAAGAGGCAGGAAATATGGTTGATCTTGATTCCTCACCAACAAAATTAATTGAAATTGTTCGAATAGGGAAGCAATTACTAATGACAAGAGGTAGCTTAACGACATTTTCTATTGCCAATGATTTAGCCAAATATTTCGCGATTATCCCAGCATTATTTATCGATTTATATCCCGAGCTAAATAAGTTAAATTTGATGCAATTGAGTAGTCCAAAAAGCGCAATATTATCAGCAATCATTTACAATGCTTTAATTATTATTGCATTAATTCCGTTAGCACTTAATGGAGTAAAATACCGTGAATTACCTGCAGAAAAATTATTAACTAGAAATATTTTTATTTATGGACTTGGAGGTATTGTTACACCATTTATCATGATTAAGTTAATCGATATTTTACTTGATCTAGTTATTTTTTAA
- the kdpA gene encoding potassium-transporting ATPase subunit KdpA, which translates to MMNLILQYALYLIILVLLAIPLGKYIGKVMNGDRVILSTILHPIEKSIYSLLKIKPIDEMDWKKYFVSVLLFSGIGFLFLFILQLLQGVLIGNPQGVPNMSWHLSFNTAISFITNTNWQAYTGEAQASYLVQMIGLTVQNFVSAATGIAVLFALIRGLMRVKGNSLGSFWVDITRVNLYILLPLSFVISIVLVSQGVVQNLKSAESVQLLEPIAIHEDGTLIEGATIHIATDEVIVNGEVVKDAQIITEQFVPMGTAASQIAIKQLGTNGGGFFGVNSAHPLENPTALSNLLELLAILIIPVSLCFTFGFIIKDKKQGYAIFTAMFMILVLAVFGLAVAEHMATPQLAQDGLVDLSIGEQAGGNMEGKEARFGIASSVIWTAYTTAASNGSVNSMLDSYTPLGGMIPMVLMQLGEVVFGGVGSGLYGMLSFVILTVFIAGLMVGRTPEYLGKKIEPYEMKWAVLCCLATPMAILVSGGIAALVPTIANSLNDLGPHGFSEFLYAFTSAGANNGSAFAGFVANTPFINVILGLSMVFARFVPILCALAIAGNLVQKKKMAATVGTLSTNSGLFIFILTFVILLIGALSFLPAIALGPIAEYMIMLR; encoded by the coding sequence ATGATGAATTTAATACTTCAATACGCCTTGTATTTAATTATTCTAGTACTACTTGCAATTCCACTTGGTAAATACATTGGAAAAGTGATGAACGGAGATCGCGTTATCCTTTCAACAATCCTTCATCCAATAGAAAAAAGCATCTATAGTTTATTAAAAATAAAGCCTATTGATGAAATGGATTGGAAAAAATATTTCGTCTCCGTATTACTCTTTAGTGGGATAGGCTTTTTATTTCTCTTCATTTTACAGTTATTACAGGGAGTTTTAATTGGAAATCCTCAAGGTGTTCCGAATATGAGCTGGCATTTATCGTTTAATACAGCAATAAGTTTCATCACAAATACAAACTGGCAAGCTTATACGGGTGAAGCACAAGCTTCCTATTTAGTGCAGATGATTGGGTTAACAGTTCAAAACTTTGTCTCAGCAGCGACAGGAATTGCTGTATTATTTGCACTTATTAGAGGGTTAATGCGAGTGAAAGGCAATAGTCTTGGTAGCTTTTGGGTTGATATAACGAGAGTGAATTTATACATTCTTTTACCACTAAGCTTCGTCATATCAATCGTTCTCGTTTCACAAGGTGTTGTTCAAAATTTGAAGTCAGCTGAATCGGTGCAATTACTTGAACCAATTGCAATTCATGAAGACGGTACGCTAATTGAGGGAGCTACAATTCATATTGCAACAGATGAAGTCATTGTAAACGGGGAGGTCGTAAAGGATGCCCAAATTATAACAGAGCAGTTTGTTCCAATGGGAACAGCCGCGAGTCAAATTGCAATTAAACAATTAGGCACAAACGGCGGAGGCTTCTTTGGCGTAAACTCAGCACACCCACTGGAAAATCCAACAGCACTTTCTAATTTACTCGAGTTGCTTGCCATATTAATAATTCCTGTCTCATTGTGTTTCACTTTTGGCTTCATTATAAAGGATAAAAAACAAGGCTATGCGATATTTACTGCGATGTTTATGATCCTTGTATTAGCAGTTTTTGGTTTAGCGGTAGCAGAGCATATGGCTACGCCGCAACTTGCGCAAGATGGATTGGTTGATTTATCAATAGGTGAGCAAGCTGGGGGCAATATGGAAGGGAAGGAAGCGCGGTTTGGTATTGCGTCATCTGTAATTTGGACGGCATATACAACAGCGGCCTCAAATGGTTCGGTGAATTCAATGCTAGATAGTTATACGCCACTTGGAGGCATGATTCCAATGGTATTAATGCAACTAGGTGAAGTTGTTTTTGGTGGTGTTGGTAGCGGGCTATATGGCATGTTATCGTTTGTGATTTTAACGGTATTTATAGCAGGGCTAATGGTTGGACGTACACCGGAATATTTAGGGAAAAAAATTGAACCTTATGAGATGAAATGGGCGGTGCTTTGCTGTTTAGCAACACCAATGGCTATTTTAGTAAGCGGTGGCATTGCAGCTCTAGTTCCAACGATTGCAAATAGTTTAAATGACTTAGGTCCGCACGGGTTTTCAGAGTTTCTATATGCTTTTACGTCTGCAGGTGCAAATAATGGATCTGCCTTTGCAGGATTTGTAGCAAACACACCTTTTATAAATGTAATCTTAGGTTTATCGATGGTATTTGCTCGTTTTGTTCCCATTCTTTGTGCATTAGCGATTGCAGGTAACCTAGTTCAAAAAAAGAAAATGGCGGCAACTGTAGGTACGTTATCAACGAACAGTGGGTTATTCATCTTTATATTAACGTTCGTCATACTGTTGATTGGGGCCTTAAGCTTTCTACCAGCGATTGCACTTGGTCCAATTGCAGAATATATGATCATGTTACGTTAG
- the kdpC gene encoding potassium-transporting ATPase subunit KdpC, with translation MSLLKVTLWRAILIFLVFTIVCGGIYPLLMTAFAQVTFPEKANGSLLEVDGKMYGSELLGQQFTEQSHMWGRIMQIDTATYKDSEGKSLMYAYPANISPASDQYEALVAKRIVTIQEAHPNKVGVPVPVDLVTASGSGLDPSISIAAAMYQVERLAEHNHLPIEEVKRIVRECTEAPLFGLFGEKTVNVLKVNLMLEGIIK, from the coding sequence ATGAGCTTGTTAAAAGTTACATTATGGAGAGCAATTTTAATCTTTCTAGTGTTCACAATTGTATGTGGGGGTATCTATCCTTTATTGATGACGGCATTTGCCCAAGTAACATTTCCTGAAAAAGCGAATGGGAGTTTACTTGAAGTAGACGGGAAAATGTATGGCTCTGAATTGCTAGGTCAACAGTTTACTGAACAATCACACATGTGGGGACGAATTATGCAAATCGATACAGCAACTTATAAAGATTCAGAAGGGAAATCATTAATGTATGCATATCCAGCTAATATAAGCCCTGCCAGTGATCAATATGAAGCATTGGTAGCTAAACGGATTGTTACTATTCAAGAAGCCCATCCTAACAAAGTTGGGGTGCCAGTTCCAGTTGATTTAGTGACAGCTTCAGGTAGTGGTTTAGATCCAAGTATTTCTATTGCAGCTGCTATGTATCAAGTGGAGAGACTAGCTGAGCATAATCACCTACCGATAGAAGAAGTAAAAAGAATAGTTCGCGAATGTACAGAAGCCCCATTATTCGGCCTATTTGGGGAAAAAACAGTAAATGTATTAAAAGTGAATTTAATGCTAGAGGGCATAATAAAATAA
- a CDS encoding response regulator transcription factor gives MSKPFILIVEDDEAIQRLITTTLETQNYRFLTASNGSQAILEAVSHNPDIVILDLGLPDMDGVEIIKKIRSWSTMPIIVVSARSMDQDKIDALDAGADDYLTKPFSVEELLARLRVAIRRIHYHHTDSAQQNLHFANGDLSIDYAAGCAFLKGTELHLTPIEYKLLVLLSKNIGKVLTHNYITKEIWGSTWENDVASLRVFMATLRKKIESESQQKYIQTHIGVGYRMIKN, from the coding sequence ATGAGTAAGCCATTTATTTTAATTGTAGAAGATGATGAAGCGATACAACGTTTAATTACGACAACACTAGAAACACAAAACTATCGCTTCCTAACTGCAAGTAATGGTAGTCAGGCAATACTAGAAGCTGTCTCTCACAACCCTGATATCGTCATTTTAGATTTAGGATTACCTGATATGGATGGCGTTGAAATTATTAAAAAGATTCGATCCTGGTCTACCATGCCGATTATTGTAGTAAGTGCACGGAGCATGGACCAAGATAAGATTGATGCGCTCGATGCAGGAGCTGATGATTACTTAACGAAGCCCTTTTCTGTCGAAGAACTTCTCGCACGTTTACGTGTCGCGATTCGGAGAATTCATTATCATCACACAGATAGTGCCCAACAAAATTTACATTTTGCAAATGGGGATCTATCGATTGATTATGCGGCGGGCTGTGCTTTCCTAAAAGGGACTGAACTTCATTTAACACCCATAGAATATAAATTACTTGTTCTCTTATCCAAAAATATTGGAAAGGTATTAACCCATAACTACATTACAAAAGAAATTTGGGGAAGTACTTGGGAGAACGATGTCGCATCATTACGAGTATTTATGGCTACATTGCGAAAAAAGATTGAAAGTGAGAGTCAACAAAAATATATTCAAACACATATTGGCGTTGGTTATAGAATGATAAAAAATTAG